Below is a window of Variovorax sp. TBS-050B DNA.
AGCTTGAAGCCGCGCACCAGCGCGGCCACCAGCATGATCATCAGCGCATTGATCACGAGCAGGAAGAGCCCGAAGGTCAGCAGCGTCAGCGGCAGCGTGAGCACGATCAGGAGTGGCTTGACGACGGCGTTGGCCAGACCCAGCAGCAGCGCCGAGACCACCAGCGCCGACGTGGTCTCGAACTTCAGGCCGCGGAAGATCAGGCTCGCGACCCACAGCGACAGCGCCGTGATCGCCCAGTGCACGAGAAAGGGAGCGATGTTGTTCAGCATGGTGGTGAAGGAAGAGGGCGCGGGACGTTGCGCCCGGCGCTGCGGGCCATCATATCGGCGCGCCGCGCCCCGGCATCAGCCGCGCTGCGTTTCCGCCAGCAGCCAGTCGCTGAAGCGCTTCAGCAGCGGACGCTGGTCCGCGCGCTCCGGCGTGACGAGGTAGTAGGCGCGCTCGCCCGCGAGCGGCCGCGCGCAGGCCACCACCAGCTCGCCGCGCGCCAGTTCGTCGGCCACCAGCATGGTCGGCATCAGCGCCACGCCGAACCCGTGCGAGGCCGCCGCCGCGAGGATGGAGAACAGCTCGTAGCGCGGCCCGCCGCGCGCATTGGGCGCATCGACCTGCTGCGCATCGAACCACTGGCGCCAGCCGTCGGGCCGCGTGCTCTGCTGCAGCAGCGGCATCTTCGCGATGGCCGCTGGCGCCACCGGGCGGCCGCGCGGCAGCAGCGAAGGGCTGCACACCGGCACCACG
It encodes the following:
- a CDS encoding phage holin family protein; this translates as MLNNIAPFLVHWAITALSLWVASLIFRGLKFETTSALVVSALLLGLANAVVKPLLIVLTLPLTLLTFGLFLLVINALMIMLVAALVRGFKLSGFWTAFFASIFIALLSLAIGALVTGSDPATNIQMPTNGVWL